In Vagococcus hydrophili, one DNA window encodes the following:
- a CDS encoding histidine phosphatase family protein, with protein sequence MKKSIKLLGITALTLALFTACTPEKKAEEKTKEKPKEELTLYVVRHGKTMLNTTDRVQGWSDAVLTPEGEKVVSAAGKGMKDIEFQNAYSSDSGRAMQTANLILKENQTSSKLDLQTDPGLREFNFGTYEGDLNHTMWNDIAKDQGVTPEEFMKNMTPESFANSVAKIDKEKNKDGKNWPAEDFKTITDRLTKSIDSIVEKEMKADGNGNVLVVSHGLSISALLDTLFDDFKMPEGGLKNASVSVIKVKDGKYTLESVNDTSYIEKGKSEK encoded by the coding sequence ATGAAAAAGTCAATTAAATTGTTAGGAATCACAGCACTTACTTTAGCGCTATTCACAGCTTGTACACCAGAGAAAAAAGCAGAAGAAAAAACCAAAGAAAAACCAAAAGAAGAGTTAACTCTTTATGTAGTCCGTCATGGTAAAACCATGTTAAATACGACTGATCGTGTTCAAGGTTGGTCAGATGCTGTTTTAACGCCAGAAGGTGAAAAAGTTGTTAGTGCCGCAGGAAAGGGCATGAAAGATATTGAGTTTCAAAATGCTTATAGTAGTGATAGTGGGCGTGCGATGCAAACAGCAAACCTCATCTTAAAAGAAAATCAAACATCGTCTAAATTAGATTTACAAACAGATCCAGGTTTGAGAGAATTCAATTTTGGAACCTATGAAGGTGATCTAAATCATACGATGTGGAATGATATTGCTAAAGATCAAGGAGTCACACCAGAAGAGTTTATGAAGAATATGACACCAGAATCATTTGCAAATAGTGTGGCGAAAATTGACAAAGAGAAAAATAAAGATGGTAAAAATTGGCCAGCAGAAGACTTTAAAACAATCACAGACCGGTTGACTAAATCAATTGATAGTATTGTTGAAAAAGAGATGAAAGCTGATGGTAATGGGAACGTTTTAGTTGTTTCTCACGGCTTGAGTATTTCAGCTTTACTAGACACATTATTTGATGATTTCAAAATGCCAGAAGGCGGCTTAAAAAATGCCAGTGTTTCTGTGATTAAAGTTAAGGATGGAAAATACACATTAGAAAGTGTGAATGATACAAGTTATATTGAAAAAGGAAAAAGTGAGAAATAG
- a CDS encoding 6-phospho-beta-glucosidase: MGFRKDFLWGGATAANQCEGGYDKGGRGLANVDLAPVGEDRFPVITGEMKMFDFDEKHFYPAQNAIDMYTHFKEDIALFGEMGFKTYRLSIAWSRIFPMGDETEPNEEGLQFYEDLFKECRKHGIEPLVTITHFDCPMHLVEKYGAWRSREMVGFYENLCHAIFNRYKGLVKYWLTFNEINMILHAPFMGAGLYFEEGENKEQVKYQAAHHELLASAVATKIAHEVDPENQVGCMLAAGTNYAYTCKPEDVWAAKKSDRENYFFIDVQSRGAYPTYALKEMERNGIKIQMEEGDAELLKAHTVDFISFSYYSSRVQTSDPKLLEETAGNIFASVKNPYLEASEWGWQIDPLGLRVTMNDLYDRYQKPLFIVENGLGAVDTPDENGNVIDDYRISYLAAHIQAMKDAVELDGVDLLGYTTWGCIDLVSAGTGEMKKRYGFIYVDRDNDGNGTLKRSKKKSFDWYKQVIASNGEDLSNK; this comes from the coding sequence ATGGGATTTAGAAAAGATTTTTTATGGGGTGGCGCAACAGCTGCTAATCAATGTGAGGGTGGTTATGATAAAGGTGGACGTGGTTTAGCAAACGTTGACTTAGCACCAGTGGGAGAAGATCGTTTTCCAGTTATCACAGGAGAGATGAAAATGTTTGATTTTGATGAAAAGCATTTTTATCCAGCACAAAATGCCATTGATATGTACACACATTTTAAAGAAGATATTGCTCTTTTTGGTGAAATGGGATTCAAAACATACCGTCTATCAATCGCTTGGAGCCGAATTTTTCCAATGGGTGACGAAACTGAGCCAAATGAAGAAGGTCTACAATTTTACGAAGACTTATTCAAAGAGTGTCGCAAACATGGGATTGAACCATTAGTAACGATTACCCATTTTGACTGTCCAATGCACTTAGTTGAAAAATATGGAGCTTGGAGAAGTCGTGAAATGGTAGGTTTCTATGAAAATCTATGTCACGCTATTTTCAACCGTTATAAAGGTCTAGTTAAATATTGGTTAACATTTAACGAAATTAATATGATTTTACACGCACCATTTATGGGAGCTGGACTTTACTTTGAAGAAGGAGAAAACAAAGAGCAAGTGAAATATCAAGCAGCGCATCACGAGTTATTAGCAAGTGCCGTTGCGACAAAAATCGCTCATGAAGTAGACCCTGAAAATCAAGTAGGTTGTATGTTAGCAGCAGGAACAAACTATGCGTATACATGTAAACCAGAAGACGTTTGGGCAGCTAAAAAATCTGACCGTGAAAACTACTTCTTTATCGATGTTCAATCAAGAGGCGCGTACCCAACTTATGCACTTAAAGAAATGGAACGTAATGGTATTAAGATTCAAATGGAAGAGGGAGACGCTGAGTTATTAAAAGCTCATACAGTTGACTTTATTTCATTCTCATATTATTCATCACGTGTACAAACGTCAGATCCTAAATTATTAGAAGAAACAGCTGGAAATATCTTTGCCTCAGTTAAAAATCCTTATTTAGAAGCAAGTGAATGGGGATGGCAAATTGATCCACTAGGACTACGTGTAACAATGAATGACTTATACGATCGTTACCAAAAACCATTATTTATCGTGGAAAATGGATTAGGTGCAGTGGATACTCCTGATGAAAATGGCAATGTAATTGATGATTACCGTATTTCTTATTTAGCAGCTCACATCCAAGCGATGAAAGATGCCGTTGAGTTAGATGGGGTTGATTTATTAGGTTATACAACTTGGGGCTGTATCGATTTAGTTAGTGCCGGAACAGGTGAAATGAAGAAACGTTACGGTTTTATCTATGTGGATCGCGACAATGATGGTAACGGAACATTGAAACGTTCTAAGAAAAAATCATTTGATTGGTACAAACAAGTTATCGCAAGTAATGGTGAAGATTTAAGTAACAAGTAA
- a CDS encoding glucosamine-6-phosphate deaminase — MRVIITKNYEELGKVASQHLLGTMFASQERVNLAITAGRTPLEVYKYLVPEVKDKNYLNHVHYYNFDEIPYKDNKQEGITIADLRRLYLNPANVLEENIHVLDGENYENQDNRIQNDGGLDSILLGVGADGHYCGNLPNTTTVNDYTSKVTFEDNPDLEQVIIDHFIDPKDAPDFYVTMGPRSIMSAKQLVLIANGREKSGIMKSFIEGEITPDLPVTYLKLHPNLVVIMDEEAASELN; from the coding sequence ATGAGAGTTATTATTACAAAAAACTATGAAGAATTAGGCAAAGTTGCATCCCAACATTTATTAGGAACTATGTTTGCTTCACAAGAGCGAGTAAATCTAGCTATTACAGCAGGTAGAACACCTCTTGAAGTTTATAAATACTTGGTTCCAGAAGTGAAAGATAAGAACTATTTAAATCATGTTCACTACTATAATTTTGATGAAATCCCTTATAAGGATAATAAACAAGAAGGAATTACAATTGCTGATCTACGTAGATTATATTTAAATCCAGCTAATGTATTAGAAGAAAATATTCACGTTCTTGATGGTGAGAATTATGAAAACCAAGACAATCGCATACAGAATGACGGTGGACTAGATTCAATTCTTTTGGGAGTAGGAGCTGATGGGCATTATTGTGGTAACTTACCAAACACAACGACTGTCAATGACTATACATCAAAAGTAACGTTTGAAGATAATCCTGACTTAGAACAAGTGATTATTGATCATTTTATTGATCCAAAAGATGCCCCTGATTTTTATGTAACCATGGGACCAAGAAGTATTATGAGTGCGAAACAATTAGTTTTAATCGCTAATGGTCGTGAAAAATCTGGTATTATGAAATCATTCATTGAGGGTGAAATCACACCTGATTTACCAGTAACTTATTTAAAACTACATCCTAATTTAGTTGTTATTATGGATGAAGAAGCTGCATCAGAATTAAACTAA
- a CDS encoding beta-glucoside-specific PTS transporter subunit IIABC gives MSKYQELAQEIVKQVGGKENINSLTHCVTRLRFKLKDESKANDDVLKKMDGVVTVMKSGGQYQVVIGNHVPLVYADVVELTGVSESSDSAEGEKMKFFDRIIDIISGCFQPFLGALCAAGMIKGLNALLVFLGTVIGGFNYETTGGTYLILNAIGDSVFYFLPVIIGYTSAKKFKLQPMIGMVIGAALCYPSIQLSALGGAEPIGQLFGTDYFFKFMGIPVLANNYVSTVIPVIVIVALAAYIQKIAKRIVPEMLANFFVPFIVLLIALPVGFIVIGPIISTLTALLSLGFSALHGFSPIIFGIIVGFFWQALVIFGLHWSLIPLAMINLAELGFDNILAATFGASFAQTAVVLAMYFKLKDKKLKSLCIPAVISGFCGVTEPAIYGITLPKKKPFIFSMIGGGVAGAFIGVVNIKSYTMGGLGIFGVVNFINTKTGDASGMINSFIAIVIASVVGFVLTYFFWKDDYVEEETIENTVKSVEKEIIKAPIKGNVLPLSQAKDEAFAEGILGKGVVIEPTEGVLYAPFDGTILSLFPTKHAIGIVSNKGLELLIHIGLDTVQMEGEGFTAFLAQGDSFKAGDKLLEFDIQKIEAAGFSTQTPIVITNFNDYLDIVENTGKKVTTEDELMIAVI, from the coding sequence ATGAGCAAGTATCAAGAGTTAGCACAAGAAATTGTCAAACAAGTTGGAGGAAAGGAGAACATTAACAGTTTAACCCACTGTGTGACACGTCTTCGTTTTAAATTAAAAGACGAGTCAAAAGCCAATGATGATGTATTGAAAAAAATGGACGGCGTTGTGACTGTCATGAAGAGTGGTGGTCAATATCAAGTGGTTATTGGGAACCATGTGCCACTTGTTTATGCAGATGTTGTTGAATTGACCGGTGTTTCTGAAAGTTCAGATAGTGCTGAAGGCGAGAAAATGAAATTTTTCGATCGTATTATTGACATTATTAGTGGTTGTTTCCAACCTTTCTTGGGAGCGCTATGTGCCGCAGGGATGATTAAAGGACTGAATGCGTTGCTTGTCTTTTTAGGAACGGTTATTGGTGGCTTCAACTATGAAACAACTGGGGGAACGTATTTAATTTTAAATGCCATCGGGGACAGTGTCTTCTACTTTTTACCAGTTATTATAGGCTATACCTCAGCTAAAAAATTTAAGTTACAACCAATGATTGGTATGGTAATTGGAGCTGCACTTTGTTATCCAAGTATCCAGTTATCAGCTTTAGGCGGAGCAGAGCCGATTGGACAACTATTTGGCACTGATTATTTCTTTAAATTTATGGGAATTCCAGTTTTAGCGAATAACTACGTTTCAACAGTTATTCCAGTTATCGTTATTGTTGCACTAGCTGCGTACATTCAAAAAATCGCTAAACGAATTGTTCCTGAAATGCTAGCTAATTTCTTTGTTCCGTTCATTGTGTTACTAATTGCATTACCAGTTGGATTCATTGTTATTGGACCAATTATTAGTACATTAACAGCTTTATTAAGTTTAGGATTTTCAGCGCTTCACGGTTTTTCACCAATTATTTTCGGAATAATTGTCGGTTTCTTCTGGCAAGCATTAGTTATTTTTGGTTTACATTGGAGTTTAATTCCTTTAGCAATGATCAACTTAGCAGAATTAGGATTTGATAACATTTTAGCAGCAACATTTGGTGCGAGTTTTGCTCAAACAGCAGTTGTCCTTGCGATGTATTTCAAATTGAAAGATAAAAAGTTAAAAAGTTTATGTATTCCAGCTGTTATTTCAGGTTTTTGTGGAGTAACGGAACCAGCAATTTATGGTATTACATTACCTAAGAAAAAACCTTTCATCTTTAGTATGATTGGCGGTGGTGTTGCAGGTGCATTTATTGGGGTAGTTAACATTAAGAGCTATACAATGGGTGGTTTAGGTATTTTTGGAGTGGTCAACTTCATTAATACAAAAACAGGAGATGCAAGTGGTATGATAAATTCATTTATCGCTATTGTGATTGCTTCAGTTGTTGGATTTGTTCTAACTTATTTCTTCTGGAAAGATGATTATGTGGAGGAGGAAACAATTGAGAACACAGTAAAATCAGTTGAAAAAGAAATTATCAAAGCACCAATTAAAGGCAATGTTTTACCATTATCACAAGCAAAAGATGAAGCATTCGCTGAAGGTATTTTAGGGAAAGGTGTCGTTATTGAACCAACTGAGGGCGTGTTGTACGCACCATTTGATGGAACTATTCTTTCGTTATTTCCTACAAAACATGCGATTGGGATTGTCTCAAATAAAGGATTAGAGTTATTAATTCATATTGGTTTAGACACGGTGCAAATGGAAGGTGAAGGTTTCACAGCTTTTCTAGCTCAAGGTGATTCATTTAAAGCAGGGGATAAATTATTAGAATTTGATATTCAAAAAATTGAGGCGGCAGGTTTTAGTACTCAAACACCGATTGTTATTACAAATTTTAATGATTATTTAGATATTGTTGAAAATACAGGTAAAAAAGTAACCACTGAAGATGAGTTAATGATTGCCGTTATTTAA
- the licT gene encoding BglG family transcription antiterminator LicT: MIIHKVLNNNVVIVLDEKNEEQVVTGRGLAFKKRPGDVLAEKNITQVFNLAKNQPSNKVQELLKEVPVDIIEVVDDIVKYARTKLNKEISDSVYLFLMDHINGAIEREKEGIALKNILIWDIKRFFPEEYLVGKDALKMVNEKMNTTLSKEEAGFITLHLVNSEMSDKFGNAYELTELMSQVTNIVKYHFKVEINEQSVYFDRFSTHLKYFCYRILNKRTFKSKGDDELFEMVKVKYKNEYECVLKINEYVKQRYMYQMPKEEQLYLMIHIAKLVSTEQ; this comes from the coding sequence ATGATCATTCACAAAGTGCTCAATAATAATGTTGTCATTGTATTGGATGAAAAAAATGAGGAACAAGTAGTTACGGGGAGAGGTTTAGCTTTTAAGAAACGTCCAGGAGATGTGTTAGCAGAAAAAAATATAACACAAGTCTTTAACTTAGCGAAAAATCAACCATCTAATAAAGTTCAAGAGCTTTTAAAGGAAGTACCAGTAGATATTATTGAAGTTGTTGATGATATTGTTAAATATGCGAGAACTAAATTGAATAAAGAAATCAGCGATTCAGTTTATCTCTTTTTAATGGATCATATAAATGGAGCTATCGAAAGAGAGAAAGAAGGCATTGCTTTAAAAAATATCTTGATTTGGGATATTAAACGCTTCTTTCCAGAAGAGTATCTAGTGGGAAAAGATGCCTTAAAGATGGTGAATGAAAAAATGAATACGACCTTGTCTAAAGAAGAAGCTGGATTCATTACCTTACATTTAGTTAATTCCGAAATGTCAGATAAGTTTGGTAATGCTTATGAGTTAACAGAACTCATGAGTCAGGTAACTAATATTGTTAAATATCATTTCAAAGTAGAAATCAATGAGCAGTCGGTGTATTTTGACCGATTCAGCACTCATTTGAAATACTTTTGCTATCGCATTTTAAATAAACGAACCTTTAAAAGCAAGGGAGATGACGAACTTTTTGAGATGGTAAAGGTAAAATATAAAAATGAATATGAATGTGTCCTAAAAATAAACGAGTATGTTAAGCAAAGGTATATGTATCAAATGCCAAAAGAAGAACAGCTCTATTTAATGATTCATATTGCAAAACTAGTTAGTACAGAACAGTAA
- a CDS encoding iron-containing alcohol dehydrogenase family protein yields MNETMIVRGAPQEYICHAGAWNQLEEHLLKRKLKKVLILHGEKSWQVAREFFPELKEVGCHFKHYKNECTFENISYFVEFIKENDLDGIIAIGGGKVLDLGKAVAADILIPVICLPTLASTCAAYTPLSVIYNNEGAMVDMLFFSQSISLTLVDPEVILNSPKELLVAGIGDTLAKWYESNPVISELSTYSAEIAVAKFAAKECRDNLLMCSKQALIDLENKELTEDFIKIVETNILLAGMVGGFGDKYGRTFGAHSIHDAMTYIPKTKNYLHGNKVAYGILVQLIIEEKLSEVSELIPFYQEIGLPYQFSSLAITRDDLDTIAKKANEDPLMHLLPCQVTKEKIKQAMLTLETI; encoded by the coding sequence ATGAATGAAACGATGATTGTCAGAGGAGCGCCACAAGAGTATATATGTCACGCGGGTGCGTGGAATCAGTTAGAGGAGCACCTATTAAAAAGAAAGTTAAAGAAAGTCTTAATTTTACATGGTGAGAAGTCGTGGCAGGTGGCTAGAGAATTTTTCCCTGAGTTAAAGGAAGTAGGGTGTCACTTTAAACATTATAAAAATGAATGTACTTTTGAAAATATTAGCTACTTTGTCGAATTTATTAAAGAAAATGATTTAGATGGAATCATTGCTATTGGTGGGGGAAAGGTACTTGATTTAGGAAAAGCAGTGGCAGCTGATATATTAATACCAGTTATTTGTTTACCGACTTTAGCCTCAACGTGTGCTGCTTATACACCTTTAAGTGTGATTTACAACAATGAGGGTGCCATGGTTGATATGCTTTTTTTCAGTCAAAGCATTAGTCTGACACTTGTTGATCCAGAAGTCATTCTTAATTCGCCAAAAGAATTACTTGTAGCAGGAATCGGAGATACTTTAGCTAAGTGGTACGAATCTAATCCTGTTATTTCAGAGTTAAGCACATACTCAGCAGAAATCGCCGTGGCTAAATTTGCAGCTAAAGAGTGTCGAGATAATTTATTAATGTGTTCTAAACAAGCTTTAATTGATTTAGAAAATAAAGAACTCACTGAAGATTTTATTAAGATAGTAGAAACTAATATTTTACTTGCGGGAATGGTGGGTGGTTTTGGGGATAAGTACGGGCGAACATTTGGAGCTCACAGTATTCATGATGCGATGACTTATATTCCTAAGACTAAGAATTATTTACACGGAAATAAAGTGGCTTATGGAATTTTAGTGCAACTTATAATAGAAGAAAAGTTGTCAGAGGTATCAGAGTTGATTCCTTTTTATCAAGAAATTGGTCTACCTTATCAATTTTCAAGTTTGGCTATAACTAGAGATGATTTGGATACTATTGCAAAAAAAGCTAACGAAGATCCTTTGATGCATTTATTACCTTGTCAGGTGACGAAAGAAAAAATTAAGCAGGCTATGTTAACTTTAGAGACAATCTAA
- a CDS encoding ABC transporter permease subunit (The N-terminal region of this protein, as described by TIGR01726, is a three transmembrane segment that identifies a subfamily of ABC transporter permease subunits, which specificities that include histidine, arginine, glutamine, glutamate, L-cystine (sic), the opines (in Agrobacterium) octopine and nopaline, etc.): MIKKWQKKFAIILMFLISLTSLTSVHAESNDPTMKKVQDKGVLTVGLSADYAPYEFHATVDGKDKIVGTDIDIAQKIADDIGVKLKIEEYGFDALIGALKTGKIDMIISGMSPTPERLKEVDFSDNYMTVEQKVVIRKEDKDKFNSIDSFKGLKVGAQKQSTQEELANNELHADTVSLQRLPDIILQLQNNKIDGAVIEGPVAEAYVAQSNLFTIADGISFENEKKGTAVAIPKNSTDFLDSVNKSIKEIKDEKLLDTYKEDAYKYMFNEESFFKKYGSFYLKGTAYTVFLAFVGVLFGAVIGAILALMKLSKNKLFKFFSICYIEYVRGTPLLVQIFLVFFGSNVIGFDLSALAASCLALSLNSGAYVAEIIRAGINAVDKGQTEAARSLGMNQFQSMKLIVFPQAIKNILPALGNEFVTVIKESSVVSVIGVSELMFQGGVVQGASFKPFLPIMIVSLIYFMLTFTLSRILGVAERRMGTND; the protein is encoded by the coding sequence ATGATAAAAAAATGGCAAAAAAAATTCGCAATCATTTTAATGTTTTTAATTAGTTTAACAAGTCTTACTTCCGTTCATGCAGAAAGTAATGACCCGACAATGAAAAAGGTACAAGATAAAGGGGTTTTAACAGTTGGATTATCTGCTGATTATGCGCCTTATGAATTTCACGCGACAGTGGATGGAAAAGATAAAATTGTTGGGACAGATATTGATATTGCTCAAAAAATCGCCGATGATATAGGTGTTAAGTTAAAAATTGAAGAATATGGCTTTGATGCTTTAATTGGGGCTTTAAAAACAGGAAAAATCGACATGATTATTTCTGGAATGTCACCTACTCCTGAGAGATTGAAAGAAGTTGATTTCTCAGATAACTATATGACCGTCGAACAAAAAGTGGTTATCAGAAAAGAAGATAAAGATAAATTCAATTCGATCGATAGCTTCAAAGGCTTAAAAGTTGGGGCTCAAAAACAATCCACACAAGAAGAATTAGCTAACAATGAATTACATGCTGATACAGTATCTCTGCAACGTTTACCAGATATTATTTTACAACTACAAAATAATAAAATTGATGGGGCTGTTATTGAAGGTCCTGTAGCTGAAGCGTATGTAGCTCAAAGTAACTTATTTACTATAGCTGATGGTATTTCATTTGAAAATGAGAAAAAAGGAACAGCTGTGGCGATTCCAAAAAACTCAACAGATTTTCTTGACTCAGTTAACAAATCAATTAAAGAAATTAAAGATGAAAAATTGTTAGATACTTATAAAGAAGATGCTTATAAATATATGTTTAACGAAGAATCTTTCTTTAAAAAATACGGTTCTTTCTATTTAAAAGGAACAGCCTATACTGTTTTCTTAGCTTTCGTTGGCGTACTCTTTGGTGCAGTTATCGGTGCTATTTTAGCTTTGATGAAATTATCTAAAAATAAATTATTCAAGTTTTTCTCAATTTGTTACATTGAATATGTTAGAGGAACACCTTTACTGGTTCAGATTTTCTTAGTCTTTTTCGGTTCAAATGTAATCGGGTTTGATCTTAGCGCCCTTGCTGCAAGTTGTTTAGCACTTTCTTTAAATAGTGGTGCCTACGTTGCCGAGATTATCCGTGCTGGAATTAATGCAGTGGATAAAGGTCAAACAGAAGCCGCTAGATCTTTAGGAATGAACCAGTTCCAATCAATGAAATTAATTGTTTTCCCACAAGCGATTAAAAATATTTTACCTGCTTTAGGTAATGAATTTGTCACTGTTATTAAAGAGTCTTCAGTAGTATCAGTTATTGGTGTTTCTGAATTAATGTTCCAAGGTGGCGTGGTACAAGGAGCGAGCTTTAAACCCTTCTTACCAATTATGATTGTTTCACTGATTTACTTTATGTTAACATTTACATTATCTAGAATTTTAGGTGTCGCTGAAAGGAGAATGGGAACAAATGATTAA
- a CDS encoding amino acid ABC transporter ATP-binding protein: MIKTKKLTKTFDKNEVLKGIDVNIKQGEVVVVIGPSGSGKSTFLRCLNLLEEPTSGTIEFEGTNLTDQKTNINELRQKMGMVFQGFNLFPHKSVLDNLTISPIKVKGETKEIAEKNALDLLDKVGLKDKASSFPSQLSGGQKQRVAIARALAMNPDVMLFDEPTSALDPEMVGEVLTVMQDLAKDGMTMVVVTHEMGFAKEVADRVIFMAEGIIQEEGTPEEIFEQPKNSRTQDFLSKVL, encoded by the coding sequence ATGATTAAAACGAAAAAATTAACGAAGACTTTTGACAAAAACGAAGTCTTAAAAGGAATAGATGTTAACATTAAGCAAGGTGAGGTTGTTGTAGTTATCGGCCCTTCTGGAAGTGGTAAAAGTACCTTTCTAAGATGTTTAAACCTTTTAGAAGAACCAACAAGTGGTACCATCGAATTCGAAGGAACTAATTTAACGGATCAAAAAACGAATATCAATGAATTACGTCAAAAAATGGGCATGGTATTTCAAGGTTTCAACCTATTTCCTCATAAATCAGTTCTTGATAATTTAACGATTAGCCCAATTAAAGTCAAAGGCGAAACAAAAGAAATAGCTGAAAAAAATGCTTTAGATTTATTAGATAAAGTTGGCTTAAAAGATAAAGCTTCTAGCTTCCCTTCTCAATTATCTGGTGGTCAAAAACAACGTGTAGCGATTGCTCGTGCTTTAGCTATGAATCCAGATGTTATGTTGTTTGATGAACCGACTTCTGCCCTTGACCCTGAAATGGTTGGAGAAGTGTTAACTGTTATGCAAGATTTAGCTAAGGACGGCATGACAATGGTTGTTGTGACTCACGAAATGGGATTTGCTAAAGAAGTTGCCGATCGTGTGATTTTCATGGCAGAAGGTATCATTCAAGAAGAAGGAACACCAGAAGAAATATTTGAACAACCAAAAAATAGCAGAACACAAGACTTTTTAAGTAAAGTATTATAA
- a CDS encoding pyridoxal phosphate-dependent aminotransferase, whose product MNQTYLSQFYQQPVENLLMDFTTMASQMDDLLNLSIGDPDLTTDTTIIAAAFKDVKAGHTHYTASDGSQEFIQAVIDFYQRQYNLNFKPEQVRASVGALQGMYLTLQVLLDKDDEVIIHEPFFSPYKTQVIEAVGTPVIIPTYEEDGFQINVDVLKKAITPKTKALIINSPNNPTGAVFSKDTFKQIADLAIEHNFFILSDEVYEAFNFYEDFTPMATFAPDNTITFSSFSKAFAMTGWRIGYMIAPEYINKACKLLNEDITFSAPTPSQRAGIYALNHAEELVPSVVAVFKERLEYVEKRVASVPFMSLHPVKGSMYAFINISKTGLGSVEFAMKLLQEHQVLVIPGKAFGESGDNYVRLAATQDLSVLEDAFNRIEKMSF is encoded by the coding sequence ATGAATCAAACTTATTTATCACAATTTTACCAACAACCTGTGGAAAATCTTTTAATGGATTTCACAACAATGGCGAGCCAAATGGATGATCTGTTGAACTTATCGATTGGTGATCCAGATTTAACAACTGACACAACGATTATTGCCGCAGCGTTTAAAGATGTTAAAGCAGGTCACACACACTATACTGCCTCAGACGGTAGTCAAGAATTTATCCAGGCGGTGATTGATTTTTATCAGCGCCAATACAATCTTAACTTTAAACCTGAACAAGTTAGAGCATCAGTCGGCGCTCTTCAAGGTATGTATCTGACACTACAAGTTTTACTTGATAAAGATGATGAAGTCATTATTCATGAACCTTTCTTCTCACCTTATAAAACGCAAGTTATCGAAGCTGTTGGAACTCCGGTTATCATTCCAACTTACGAAGAAGATGGTTTCCAGATTAATGTGGACGTGCTAAAAAAAGCCATTACGCCAAAAACAAAAGCATTAATTATTAACTCGCCGAATAATCCAACAGGGGCTGTTTTTTCAAAAGATACCTTCAAACAAATTGCTGATTTAGCGATTGAACATAACTTCTTTATTCTTTCTGACGAAGTTTACGAAGCGTTTAATTTTTATGAAGACTTCACACCAATGGCAACTTTTGCCCCTGATAATACCATCACTTTTAGTAGTTTCTCTAAAGCTTTTGCGATGACTGGTTGGCGAATTGGTTACATGATTGCACCTGAGTATATTAATAAAGCGTGTAAACTGTTAAACGAAGATATCACCTTCTCAGCACCTACGCCTTCACAACGTGCGGGAATTTACGCCTTAAATCATGCTGAAGAATTAGTACCAAGTGTGGTCGCTGTCTTTAAGGAACGTCTAGAATATGTCGAAAAGCGTGTGGCTAGTGTTCCTTTCATGTCACTCCACCCTGTTAAAGGAAGTATGTATGCTTTTATTAATATTTCTAAAACTGGGCTAGGTTCTGTAGAATTTGCAATGAAATTACTTCAAGAACATCAAGTTCTCGTTATTCCTGGCAAAGCTTTCGGTGAATCTGGTGATAACTACGTCCGTCTAGCAGCGACCCAAGATCTTTCAGTATTGGAAGATGCTTTCAATCGAATTGAAAAAATGTCCTTTTAA